A DNA window from Luteolibacter luteus contains the following coding sequences:
- a CDS encoding TerC family protein, whose product MLAATTASIPVSWWVIFNGFVLFMLALDLGVFNRKAHVVKVKEALGWTAVWIALAMAFNVWVGWKLGGQAGKEFLAGYVLEKSLSVDNVFVFAVIFSFFKVPREYQHKVLFWGIFGALALRAGMIAGGAALITNFSWIIYIFAALLVFTGIKMFFHDEDSVDPGKSIAVRLLKRTMPMTEGYRGGHFMVVENGRRMATPLLAVLLCVEVTDVIFAVDSIPAIFAITTDTFIVYTSNVFAILGLRSLYFAIAGILPYFHFLKYGLGVILVFVGVKMSLAHSAWKIDTNVSLGVIGGVLAISTIASVIHRKLHPLPESPLEAALEEHSEEVKEEK is encoded by the coding sequence ATGCTTGCTGCAACGACCGCGTCGATTCCTGTCTCCTGGTGGGTCATCTTTAATGGCTTCGTGCTATTCATGCTGGCCCTCGACCTGGGGGTCTTCAACCGCAAGGCCCACGTCGTAAAGGTGAAGGAGGCGCTCGGTTGGACCGCGGTCTGGATCGCCCTCGCCATGGCGTTCAACGTCTGGGTGGGCTGGAAACTCGGGGGGCAGGCGGGCAAAGAGTTCCTCGCGGGCTACGTGCTGGAGAAATCGCTCTCCGTGGACAATGTCTTCGTCTTCGCGGTGATCTTCTCCTTCTTCAAGGTGCCGCGGGAGTACCAACACAAGGTGCTCTTCTGGGGTATTTTCGGTGCGCTGGCCTTGCGTGCCGGGATGATTGCGGGCGGAGCCGCCCTGATCACGAATTTCTCGTGGATCATTTATATTTTCGCCGCCCTGCTGGTCTTCACCGGTATCAAGATGTTCTTCCACGATGAAGACTCGGTGGATCCCGGGAAGAGCATCGCCGTACGCCTTCTGAAAAGAACCATGCCCATGACCGAGGGCTACCGCGGGGGGCATTTCATGGTGGTGGAAAATGGCCGGCGCATGGCCACCCCGCTGCTGGCAGTTCTGCTCTGCGTGGAAGTCACGGACGTCATCTTCGCCGTGGATTCGATTCCGGCAATTTTCGCCATCACCACTGATACCTTCATCGTCTATACCTCGAATGTTTTCGCGATCCTCGGCCTCCGCTCGCTCTACTTCGCGATCGCAGGCATCCTGCCCTACTTCCATTTCCTCAAGTATGGCCTGGGCGTCATCCTGGTCTTCGTGGGCGTGAAGATGTCTCTGGCTCACAGCGCTTGGAAGATCGATACCAACGTCTCGCTTGGTGTGATCGGGGGCGTGCTCGCCATTTCCACGATTGCGTCGGTGATTCATCGCAAGCTCCATCCTCTCCCGGAGAGCCCGCTGGAAGCGGCCTTGGAAGAACACTCGGAGGAAGTGAAAGAGGAGAAATGA